One part of the Phragmites australis chromosome 3, lpPhrAust1.1, whole genome shotgun sequence genome encodes these proteins:
- the LOC133911081 gene encoding calmodulin-binding protein 25-like has protein sequence MASTTSESLPSSPSLPATAAGLDAAADQEFSSHHRHHHYHSLFLPSSSPASLYLDSSFHGLLPTSSSTAMSSPSPPPPPAPLLPPQPAPSKPPKKRLRASRRPPTTVLTTDTSNFRAMVQEFTGFPAPPFAAAPPPAVRPRLLGGPPFLMRPSPLKYPVLLPPSTCTTTLANTTMNTTGNSTLVDALALFAKSNVMPSGAAAATTSGGSSAADLYHGISMGGFNPFDDFDASAAAPEGDRVTGGAGHDFFSSFAAGDKYGRH, from the coding sequence ATGGCGTCCACTACCAGTGAGagcctcccctcctccccctccctccccgccACCGCAGCCGGCCTCGACGCAGCCGCCGACCAAGAGTTCTCCtcccaccaccgccaccatcacTACCACAGCCTCtttctcccctcctcctcccctgccAGCCTATACCTCGACTCCTCCTTCCATGGTCTactccccacctcctcctccaccgccatgTCGTCCCCttcccctccaccgccgccggcgccgctgcTCCCTCCACAGCCGGCGCCGTCAAAGCCGCCCAAGAAGCGCCTGAGAGCCTCCCGCCGGCCGCCCACCACCGTTCTCACCACCGACACCTCCAACTTCCGCGCCATGGTGCAAGAGTTCACCGGCTTCCCGGCGCCGCCcttcgccgccgcgccgccgcctgccGTCCGCCCGCGCCTCCTCGGCGGCCCGCCTTTCCTGATGCGCCCGTCTCCTCTCAAGTACCCTGTGCTactgcccccgagcacttgcaCCACCACCCTAGCTAACACCACCATGAATACTACCGGTAACAGCACTCTCGTGGACGCGCTCGCGCTGTTCGCGAAGAGCAACGTGATGCCAAGCGGCGCCGCAGCCGCAACGACGTCGGGCGGATCAAGTGCGGCTGATCTCTACCACGGCATCAGCATGGGAGGGTTCAACCCGTTCGACGATTTCGATGCATCGGCCGCGGCGCCGGAAGGCGATAGGGTGACTGGCGGCGCCGGGCAtgacttcttctcctccttcgcTGCCGGAGACAAGTACGGCCGGCACTAG